A region of the Callithrix jacchus isolate 240 chromosome 10, calJac240_pri, whole genome shotgun sequence genome:
CCACACTCATGTCAGAAGGCCCCTCAGTGAGTGCAGCCCAAGAGACTGGCCACTTTCTGGGGCTGTGGAAGGGTCTTGGCTGcattcagtttctccacatcacTGTAGCAGTACAAATTGGGGCCATGGATGAGGTACAAGCTGGGACCATTGGCAGAACATGAATTAGGGCCAAGGGACTTTTCCACACACAAGGCCCCATCCACCTTATCATGGGGCCAAGGAAGCTCCGTCCACATGGCTTGAGCTCCTGACTTTAGGTCCAGCCTCCACAGCCGCCGTCCTGGGGAAAAGGCATCAAACATAGCATGAATTCCATGTCATGGGGATCCTGAAGGCCTTTGCATGCCCTGGTGGGGATCTATGCCACAGACAGGTAGCAGAACAGGCTTCCCCTCAGCACCCAGAAGCTCCTCACCTGCCatgatgtggagctgagaagacCCAGGGCAGACAAAGGCCGCATCCACAGACTCCAGGCTGATCCCAGGAGGGCTCCCGACTTCCTTCTCCAGCCGCTTTGGATAACCACTTACTAGGGTATAGCCTCCCTTTGTCAGGAAGACATATATCTGGGTGCCCTGGAGAACAAAGGACAGTAATCAATATGGAGCTGGATATGCTTGTCCCAGTCTCCACCTCAAGCCTCTCCTCCAGCACACACCTGGACCAGATAGAGTTTTTCTTCCCAGGAAAAGGCAGCATCCACTGTTGAAGGACCCTGGGGCCACTGATGAGCAATGGGCCAGCTATGCCAGCCATCCCGGCTGGTGTCCAGACGCCAGTAGTGGGCTCCTGTGGAATATCATAGTTTGCTCTAGGGCTACTGGAAGAAGCCCAGCCAGAGAAGAGGCTAGTGATGAATGTAGAAATGAGTCATGAGAAGGAGAGAATGCATCCAGATAGCAAGATGGAAAAGGCCAGATGAGAAGGAGAAATAGGGCAAGACTTAGTCAGCAATGTTGGGCACTGTGGCCTGGTTGAAACTGGAATCAGCAGATGCCTGAAACAAAGGCAAGTGTGAGctagggatggtggctcacacctgtaatcccagcactttgggaggctgaagcaggtgtatcacttgaggtcaggagtttgagacctgcctgaccagcatggagaaacctcgtctctaccaaaactacaaaattagcccagtgtggtggcgcgtgcctttaatcccagctactccagaggctgagacaggagaatcgcttgaacccaggaaggcagaggttgcagtgagccgagatcacaccatgcactccagcctgggcaacgagagtgaaactgtctcaaatgaatgaatgaatgaatgaatgcatgaatgaatgaatgaagtataGAGAACAGTGGCTAAGTTTCCAGATGAGGCCAACATCATGGGGTTGGCAGGCACTCCCTAAGGATCTCAGGTGTCCATGTATAGAGATGTGGTTATAGATAATGAGGTACAGTGGCCAGAAGTTAAAAAGGAAACACCACTTCTGCTCCTTGTTCTCACTCTGGCTGTGTTCTCCAGTCCCTCCCTGTGAGGTGGCAGGAAAGTGAGGGAGCCAGCACCcccatttttcttctcctctcctcttttcacAACAACCTATTAAGGAATTATCCAGGCTCCCATTTATCCTTTTTTCCTCAATCCTCTTCAATTATACTTCTGTTTCCCTCAACGATTGAAATTGTTCTTATCCAGGTTGCCAATATTCTCCAATTTGCCAAATCTTGTGGTcaattctccttcttcatctGACCCTACCTCTCAGGAGCACTTGACTGTTCActatttccttctcctttaaatgtctttttttagaACTTGGTTTCTGTGACACCAGACTCTCCCAGTATTCCTCTTATCTTTTTGATTACTCTTTTCTTCAACCTGATATCTAAATATTGGAATCCCCTAGTTTgggcctcttctcttctctctctaccCTCACTTTTTTGGCAATCTCACCTAGTCCAGGGGCTTTAAATGCCATCTATGTGCTGATGACTTCGAATCTGTTCTCATCAGCTCTACCTGACATGCTTATGGGGTTCCAAGAGTCACCCAAAACCTAATATATCCAAACTGATTTctgcccccaccacacacacacacacacacacacacacacacactccctagTCTTTCaccattttagaaaacaaaaccaccaaCCACTCAGTTGCCAAGTCCACAAAAGCTGAGTCATTCTTGAAACCTCTTTTCCCTTCCCTACTCTGACCGATAAcctatttatttagagactgagttttgctcttgttgcccaggctggagtgcagtggtgcgattaaaattacaggcatgtgcccccattcctggctaattttgtattttgtatttttagtagagacaaggtttcaccatgttggtcaagctggtttcgaactcctgacctcaggtaatccactcaccttggcctccctaagtgctgggattacaggtgtgagccactctgccccaCCTATCCTATCTATTAGTGAATGCTGTCAGCTTTACCTCCAAAACAACATATCACGATGACTCCTCACCACTTCTGCTGCTATCATCCTAGTCCAAGCTGTCATCACCTCTAATTTTGACAACTGCAGGAATTGCTAGTTGGATTCCTTGCTTATATGATTTTACCTTTATAACTTATGTTCCACAAAAAGTCAGagtgatattttataaaaaatgagttaGAATATATCACAGCCCTGCTCAAGACCTTCTTATGACTCCCTTTTATGGCTGAAAGCCCTTACCAGGTCTAGGTAACCTGGCCACTGCCTTCCCCATTCTTTCAAGCCACCCACCTGCTCTTTCTCTGTTTCAGCCTCACCAGGCTTCCTTCTTGATTCCTTGAAGTATGTGCTGCTCACCCTCGCTAAAATGCTTTTCCTCCAGCACTTTATATGGCTAATTCCTTCTCATCACTGAAGTCTCAGCTCAAAAGTCATTTCTTCAGAAGAGGGCCCTCATTCTCCTCATCTCTATCTCACCATcctgtcttattttctttacaaCCCTTAATCCTACCTAAAAGtattctctttcctccttcctctctcttattGTCCTCTCTCACTTTAGCAGTGCCTCTCAGGACAGGTATCTCGCCTGCCATGTTGACTACTGTATCTCAGTGCCTAGGACAGTGCCCACTACTTATCAAatactcaacaaatacttgttgaataaatacatGGTATTATTGGGGCAACCACAAGTTATCTTTATACTTGTGTACTAAGTATGTAGTGCTGACTGACATATCTACCTCCCCTGGGAGGTTTCCCACTGAAATTGCCCTGCTTAGGAacccccccccgcttttttttttcgagacagggtctcaatctaccacccaggctggattccagaggcacaatcatggttcattgcaatctctgcctcccacactCAAAcaaacctcctacctcagcctcttgactagctgaaactacaggtacatgccaacacacctaattttttgtatttttagtagagatgggatttcaccatgttgtttaggcttttatatatatgttttatatatatgttgtttatatatatataaacattttatatatatgttgttTCCCCCAgaatcaagtgatctgcccaccttggcctcccacagtgctgagatttcaggtgtgagccaccacacctggcccagggaCCCTATTTTAAGAACCAGAGCTATGCTGCTTTGTGCAGCGAAGTAAGTGATGAGTCCCCCACCCATTAATGTAGCCAATACATAGGTTGGTCATCAGCCACTTTAATGTGATCTGGTTTGAAAATATGGACTGGGCCATTCAGATTCCCCCTCTGGAAATCTTACTAGGAATAAAAGAATAACCGAGGGAGTTATTGGTTGGATCTGAGACTAAAAGATCATAAAGTAGTGAGAAGGTGGAAAGGACATGATGGTCTATGTGCAAGCCAAAGTTGtgaagaagcagagaatagattaaaaaaaaacctctgagacgccaggcatggtgattcatacatgtaattctagcactctgggtggcagaggtgggcggatcacctgaggtcaggagtttgagaccagtctggccaacacggtgaaaccccgtctctactaaaaaatacaaaaattagctgggcatgatggtgcgtgcctataatcccagctactcgggaggctgaggccagagaaaatcttgaacccgggaggctgaggatgcagtgagccgagattgcaccattgcactccagtctgggcaacagagtgaggctctatctcaaataaacaagcaacaacaaaaaacacctatgaggcagatagagaaaaaaagatttaccAGTGAGAGGAGAGGGCCTGCTGCATGCTGTAGCAGGGTCACGTTGGTGTTTTCAACAAGATAGTGCATTCCCACCTTagctaggggtgtgtgtgtgtgtgtgtgtgtgtgtgcataaactATGTATAATAGTTTatagttatatattaatatataatttatagttatgtattttatatatatacagtttatatatataaattttgtatatacataatatatatttaatatatagttatatagtttatatatataaattatatattttatatatatgttgtttgtttgttttgagacagggtctcactctcacccaggctggagtgcagtagcataatcatggctcactgaagcctcaacctcccagtctcagttgatccatctcagcctctggagcactgggactacagtagtgcaccaccacacccagctaatttttgtattttttgtagagatgaggttttgccatgtttcccaggctggtctcgaactcctaggctcaagcagctcaagcgatctgcccacctcagcctccaaaagtgctagcattacaggagtgagacaccacacccagcctgggtatttttaatataatggtGTTTTCTTCATGCCATGTGTTCTCTCAACAGCTATGGAACATATATGACATTTTTCATTTAGGAGTTGGTAGCATTCTCATTACAGCTACATGGCCTTGAAGTTCTGTGATCTCTACATGGCTTggtgtctctctcttcttctgtGTGTTTCCTGTGGCCCTGTTTTCTCAAGGTCTTTCTGAATTTCACTTTGTCTGTGTGTCCTCCCAAAGGACTCTCACCATAGCTACATGTTCTCCTGATACTTATGTGTTCTTACTATGGCATACGTTCTCAGTTCAATGTTGTGTTTTCACTACAGATGTGTGTTTCATCTTAGCTGTATGTTCTCATTATAGTGTGCGATCCTGTTGTGGGGATTTGCTCTCCATGTAGTTATGTATTTTTCAACAGAACTTGATAGTCATCACTGGTCAAATTTGTCCAAAGGTCAGGAGACAAACAATTtttgtgtgaaaaaaatatttgcactaTTCTATATTCTTACCACTatcctaaatttatatataaatatgtatcagGTTAGATGTGATGTGGTTGCTCACTCCTCCTCTTGGGGATATTCTCAACTGTGCAGCATGACTATTTACTGCCTGACTGAACTCAGAACAGCCCTAGGTGTCATTACATGGCTTTTACCAATTGATGCCACAAATCAAGGTAGGGGTATCTCCATTAGCTACTCAGAGGAGAAATCTCCATAGGCTAGTGAAGCTACCTTCTGAAGGTCTAAAGTACCCAACACTTCACAGCTGGTTCTCAGCAATGAGACCATCTCATCCCCAGGCAGTGCTATGTCTAGGGGTCTGGACATAGGAACTGGGAGCCTGGAACAAGATGGAGTTCTGAGGATAAATCAGGGGGAGCCAGAGGACTCAGAAAGATGTGCAAGAACAAAGGGAGGCAAAGAGGTACAGCACAGCCATGGGAGTAGATGGTAGACAGGTGGATGAAGTTAGGGGCTTGGGATAGACAAGATTGAGAAATATGCCTCATAAGGGGAGATGAGGGATACAGAAGGGCATGCAGAAAGATGGGGGACAGAGAGAACAAAATAAGTGACACAGTGATGACAATGGAGAAATGTATCAAAAATGGGAGACACAAGTTCAAGAGATGTGAGGGCATATTGGGGAATTGGAGGCATCTCTCACCACTGAAGGCATAGGTGGCACCATGGTTGTCAGACGTCAGTGCAGACAAGACTAGATCTGGGCTACAGCGCATATAACCAGGGCCATGGTGGGTCCTGTTCCCATGGCCAGTCCCATTCCTGTGTCCATGGCCTGGGGAAAGAAATGGGTGGAGAACACAGAAAGAGGCCAGAGGTCAGAGTGAGGTCCAAGGTGGAAGAGATGGCTGGGGTTAGTGGGGATGTCGGTTTCCCCATATGAGGGCAACGGGAAGATCCAGAATGGAAATGGGGCTAGGTTAAAGGCCAAGGTGTCCCAACATGGAGTTAAGGTGAAAGCTATGACACATGAGATCCACAAGCTCAGGGAAGGTGAATAAATTCTGACAGGTCTCAAGTGCTAGGGGCTTTCTTACCTCTGCCAGGGCAGGGCATGAAGTAGTCTCGGACATCCAGAGGGTACCTAGGGGGCACCTCTCCCGTAGCAGGATTGAAGCGCAGGAATTTGTTACCCTGGAAGCAGTAGTAGCGACCCAGCCATCTCAGGGCGGAGGAGCAGTTCCCAACAGCTGGCCAGGAACGCTTCTTTATGTTTCCCGTAGTCAAGTCCCAGAACCATTCGCTGTCACCTTTGTCCAATCAATCGATAGGGATTTGGTGAGGCCAGGTTATGCCCTCCCTTGTGTTTTCCCTGGATCCCAGGATGGACCAGACATGGTATTGACCACATGGAGCTCACAGCCATCAGAAAGGCAGCTAAAGGAGGGTGATCATTCACCAAAATTTAGCAGCAAAGCGCACAGGATCAGCTCAACAAGGGCAGTGGGGAGAGTCAAGGAAAGCTTCCCAGGGAAGAGGATATTTAAACTGAAATATGAAGTAGGAGTTACAAGggacacaacaagaagagatGTAACTCCAGAGAGAGGAAAGATTCCACAGCATGAAGCAAAGTGATGGAACAGAGAAGAGCGTATGGTTTCTGGAGCTTAGTGTTAAGATAAAAGTATGATAAAAGTCAAAGCTGAAGGGCCAATAGGGATTTGGCCATAGAGAGCCTTGTGTGTGAGACTAAGGAGGGTAGATTTGTCTTAAGGGTCATGGGGAACAATGACAGATTATTCACACAGAATTATACCCAGTTACCTTCACCAGAATGACTTCCTCTCCTTCCCACACTTGACCCCTTGACCATAAGTGGCTTCTCTATTTCCCTTCCTTAAAAAGCCACAAAGTAGCTCCAcaaccaccatcactaccactatcaccatcactaGTGGCATCATTACCAACCCACCACTACTCCAGATTCTTGGATTCCAGTCTGGACTGACCTTGGAAGAAGAGGACGCCTTCATCTTGACATTCTCCACGGTGACATTCCACAGCTGCATCCAGTGGGGATGGGATTCCAGGAAATTCCTCTTGGAGTAACTTTGGgtatcctttctcctttttttcaggAGGGTATACCCAGACTTTGTCCCCCTGCATTCAAAAGCACTCTCTTTTTGACTGCATCCTCAGATACTGCCACTCtgtatttatatgcattttataaactattatgctttaactattttttttaacttattaacTACACAATGTCCTCCTGTGGCCCCACATATTCTCAGTCCATCTGTGGATAATAATTTGCTGTCCTTTTGCACAATACGCACCCTCAATTTGTGCAAATCCAGTCACAATTACTATAACACACATGCCTCTAGCCATGTACAAGCAGATACTCCTGTGGCATACTTATCTGCAAAACCATCAGTGTTTATCCTGCAATCATCCATACATTAGtacattcattccttcatttatttattcattcattcaagaaacagtcactgaataattactatatgccaggcattatgAGAGGCACTGAGGATGACAAGATTCTTTCACTTCAGGAAGTTCACTGGACAAAAGCAGAAAGGACTTCTACAATTCTAGCCTTGCAACCTCCAAGGTGTAGTGTAAAGAATGCACTGAGAATATAGACAGAGTGCCTAAGTCTGCCTAGAGAAGTTGTGGATGATTTCACAGCAAAGAGGAAGCATTAGGCCCAAGAGTTGAAAAAAACAGCAGGAATTTGCCAGGTTGACAAGTGAGGAAAGAGTGTTACCAGCAGAGGGAGCAGCACGCAGAGCCCGAACATGAGGAAGCAGTGTGCTCAATTCCATATAGATTGGCATGGCTGGCACACAGTGAATGTAGCAGGGAAGGAGATAAACCTGAGAAGACAACCCAGGCCCAGATCATGAGACTCTATGTGCAGTTGGTTTGTAGTAATCAGGCACATTTGGGGGTCATTTACTGAAACAGGAAACACAGGAGGAAAGGTTGATTTGTAAATAAGATGCTAAGCTTAGTTTGGGGGATGCTGAATTTTAGGTGCCTATGGAACATATAAGTCAGAGATTTTTCCCAGGAAATTGGAAAGAGATGTCTAGAGCTCAGAAGGTGGATCTAGATCCAGTGTCCACAGCATAGAGAGTCCTTAGGGTCATGGTGATGGGTGAGATCACTGAGGGAAGGTATCGGAAAGGCTTGGATGGCTCTCCAAGGAACATTAGGGAACTGGCTTAGCTGGAATTAGACAtttgagaagagagagaaaagaggcagGAGGGAAAACAAAGCCAACAGTCAGGGCTTCCCCAACCACATAGCACCTTTGGCAAGGTAGGAGAATGCACCCCTTCCTCTGAGCAGACACAACCTGGATCACATGGGACTTGGTGAGCACAGCAGAGTGAATTTCATGCTCCACATGCTCCTCTAGCCAGGTGTCATTGTGTTGGGAACAACTCACCCTGCCCTATGAAGAGGACTTGATACAGGGTCATGGGAGGCAAGGGAAGaaattgccaagaaaaaaaaggatggtcTGCAGTGTGAGGTACAGTGGAGTGCTGTAGAACTTCAGTCCAAGGCTAGGACTGAAGAATAGGCACTACATGGTGCGCCTGCCAGGCCCTCATGCATGCACACTCCCTTAGCCTGAGCTTTTACAGGAAAGGAGGGCACAGGGGAAAGATATCTGCTACCTATTGCTATGGGCTCCATGCCAAGGCCATGTTGGGAAAGAGTCCCTAGTGTCAGTTCCAGCCCTTTCCAACCTGGCCTTGATCTTGGCCCAGCAGTACCTTGATCAGAAAGACACTGCTGTGACCACGACGGAATGCAGCATCCACAGGGCTGGTGAAATTCTTCCATCTCTCTGAGATTAACTCCCGTTCCCATTTGTGACTCTTCCACACGAACTCCCCTGAAAAAACCCACACTCACTGAAGGGCCCAGTGAGAAACCTTTGACCTACTAAGACCATGTCAGAGAAGCTGTCAGTGATATGCTCAGATAATTCCTAAGACCTCCCACAGACAAAGACACCCTTCGTGAAGGAGAATAACTCTAAGGTCCTAAATGCCCCAACCTCAGTCTCTCCTACCTTTAAAAAACAGCATGGTTCCATTGTCATCCAGGGTGGTAGCATCAAAGCTCCAGCCATCTGAGCAGCGTTCTGGGGTGGAGGTAGGGAGAgggcaaagttaaaaaaaaaacaaaaaaaccagaaggTGATAAAATGTAGAGACACAACCAGACAGACAGACTTAGGGAGTCAGGGCCTCACCAGTCACATCTGGCTTGGTCTCGCCTTCAGCAACATTCCCGTGGGCACTCATCCTAGGAAGAACAAGATAGATGTCTGGGTCCATGGGGACCGATCCCTTTCCCATGGCTCCTGACCCCAAATTTGACTTAAGCCTAAAAACTGACCCTGCCTTACACTAGCCCAGAACTCAATCCTTTACTTCTAGCTTTACTCACGGAAGAGGGTTCGCAATGGCCAGAGACCAGCACAGGCTCCACAACCCCAGTGCAATGGGTGCTCCCAGTGCCCTAGCCATGCTGAGCTGCAGAGGCCACAGGACAGCTCTGGGCAACCAGTTGAACTCCCTATATAGAGTTGGCAGCAGCACCACTCCCACCTCCAACTCTACTGGGAATGAGCTCTCTTCCAGGACTAAGCCAATATTGACTGATTACATCACTGCAAATC
Encoded here:
- the HPX gene encoding hemopexin, whose amino-acid sequence is MARALGAPIALGLWSLCWSLAIANPLPMSAHGNVAEGETKPDVTERCSDGWSFDATTLDDNGTMLFFKGEFVWKSHKWERELISERWKNFTSPVDAAFRRGHSSVFLIKGDKVWVYPPEKKEKGYPKLLQEEFPGIPSPLDAAVECHRGECQDEGVLFFQGDSEWFWDLTTGNIKKRSWPAVGNCSSALRWLGRYYCFQGNKFLRFNPATGEVPPRYPLDVRDYFMPCPGRGHGHRNGTGHGNRTHHGPGYMRCSPDLVLSALTSDNHGATYAFSGAHYWRLDTSRDGWHSWPIAHQWPQGPSTVDAAFSWEEKLYLVQGTQIYVFLTKGGYTLVSGYPKRLEKEVGSPPGISLESVDAAFVCPGSSQLHIMAGRRLWRLDLKSGAQAMWTELPWPHDKVDGALCVEKSLGPNSCSANGPSLYLIHGPNLYCYSDVEKLNAAKTLPQPQKVASLLGCTH